One window from the genome of Cyanobacteriota bacterium encodes:
- a CDS encoding photosystem II protein D2 — translation ILLNEGIRAWMAPQDQPHEGFVFPEEVLPRGNAL, via the coding sequence ATTCTGCTGAATGAGGGTATCCGTGCTTGGATGGCTCCTCAAGACCAGCCCCATGAAGGTTTTGTATTCCCTGAGGAAGTTCTACCTCGTGGTAATGCCCTGTAA